CAGCCTGAGCTATGCTTTTCCTATCAGCGCCTATCTGAACGCCGGCAGGTGTAAGTTTATAACCATTGGCAGCCCATAGTATATTCGGGGATACCGCTACCGTGCTTGTTGTGCCTCTACCACATCCGGAGATAGCTGCTGCCATTAGAAATGATGCAATGTTAAATAATAGTAACCTTTTCATAATCACGTCTCCTTTTTGAATGGCATATTCTATAGCATAATATTTAAAACCTGCAAGAAACTTTTGCATTGCACCGTCTTATCTTGCTTCAATCTGATAATTCCCTGCGGTTTGCTGCGTGGTAGTTTATTGGTTTCGGCTTTTCTGAAAATTTTAACTTATATTGTTTGTGCGGGTATTTAAAAGGTTATTGACACATTAATCAAAAAAACATTATACATCAATATAAAAATTAAGGAGGCAATATGGTTTCTTTCCAATTAAGCGAAGAACAAACCTTACTGAGAGATACATGCAGAGATTTTGCATTAACGGTAATGAGAAAAAGCGACAGAAACGCTGACGAATCCGGTGAGATACCACTGGAAATAATACAGCAGGGGCATCAGCTTGGTTTAACATTCAGTTATATCCCAGTGGCGTACGGAGGTGCCGGTGAAAAGGTTTCTGCAATTAATAGCATAATTGCCTTAGAAGAACTCGCTTATGGTAACCTCTCTATGACCCTCAACATTACAGCACCATCATTGTTCACACTGCCTGTACTTTTTTTCGGAACAGAAGAGCAAAAAAAGAAATACTTCGCTATGATCAATGCAGAAAAGTTTCAGCCCTTTACAGCAGCAATAGTAGAGCCGTTGGTTAAATTCGATATGGAATATTTAAAAACTACGGCAAAAGATGACGGCGAAGATATTGTTATAAATGGTGAAAAAGCGAGTGTTGCACTTGGTGAAGCTGCAATCGCAACACTCGTTTTTGCAAGAAAGGGAAGCGGTCAGGGGTTTGCAGGTGTTGACGGCTATATCGTTTCCAAAGACGGCTTTGTTGTAAAAGAAAGGGAAAAGAACCAGGGACTAAGGGCTTTACAACAAGCTTCAATAACACTTGAGGGGACAAGAATTTCAAAAGATAATGTGTTATCCTTAACAGGCGGCTTTGCAACACTCGTTGCAAGATCTCGTGTGGCAATGACCGCATTAACAACTGGCGTTTGCAGAGCTGCTTATGATTACGCGCTTAACTACTCAAAAGAAAGGATTGCTTTTGGAGAGCCGATTGCGTCAAGGCAATCCATTGCGTTTACACTAGCGGAGATGGCAATAGAGATTGATGCAATGAGACTTATGGCATGGAAAGCGGCATGGATGCTCGATAAAGGTATGGATGCTTATAAAGAAGCAGCTATAGCAAAAAGGTATTCTGCAGATGCGGCAATGTTTATAACGAGAAATGCTGTCCAGATACTCGGCGGGCACGGCTTTATTAGAGAACATCCTGTAGAGATGTGGTACAGGGATGCAAGGGTATTTGCTGCAACAGAATTTTTAGCTATAATATAAGGAGGAAACAATGATAGATTTTGAGCTTACACCTTTAATGAAAATGGCAAAGGAATTTTTACACAATTATGCCAAGGATGTTATGAGACCCATATCAAGGCAATACGATGAAAACGAGCATACCGAGCCTACCGAATTTATCCAGAAAACGTATGAGATGTTTAAATCGCTCGGGTTTGGTTTTTCAACTACAAAAGTAAGCGGAGAAGATGAAGCAAAAAGCGAAATTAAGAAAGAGAAGACCGATAAGCCTAAAATAGAAATGAATCTTCTCGGTGTTATGGCACTTGAAGAACTTGCATGGGGATGCCCTGCTCTAACGCTTAGAATACCCGGTCCCGGGCTTGGAGGTGCTGCAATCATGGCGGCAGGTACACCCGAACAAAAAAAGCGGTTTATGAAGATATTGAATGGCCCAAAACCAAGCTACGGAGCAATGGCATTAACAGAACCGGGGTTTGGTTCCGATGCATCCGCGGTCGGCACAACCGCTGTAAAGGATGGGGATTATTACATACTCAACGGAACAAAAATATTCGTAACAGGCGGTGAGATGGCCGAGCTCTATGTTGTATGGGCAACACTCGGTAAGGAGCTTGGCCGGTCAGGCATAAAGGCTTTTGTTGTAGAGAAAGGAACACCTGGGCTAAAAATGGCAAGGCTTGAAAATAAACTCGGCTTAAGGGCATCAGATACAGCGGAGATCGTGCTTGATGATTGCAGGGTCCACAAGGATAACCTTCTTGGCGGAGAGAAAAAAGAAGAGAAGGGATTTAAAGGGGCAATGCAAACATTTGATGCAACAAGACCCATTGTTGCAGCTATGGCAGTAGGAATAGCAAGGGCGGCTTACGATTATATTTATGAAGACCTTGTAACAAAAGATGGACTAGAGATAAATTATGGAAGATCAATCCATAAAAGGGGCTATGTCGAAACACTGCTTGAAGATATGGAGGCAAAACTGGAAGCCGCGAGATTGCTCACATGGAAGGCGGCATGGATGCTCGACAAAGGTGAACCCAATCTTAAAGAAGCATCAATGGCAAAGGCAAAGGCAGGGGCTGTAGTTGATGAGATTACTCAAAAGGCGATAGAGCTATACGGTCCGGAAGGGTATTCTCGCAGGCATATGCTTGAGAAATGGATGCGGGATGCAAAGGTATACGATGTCTTCGAAGGCACAGGGCAGGTGCAAAGACTTGTTATAGCAAGGGCAATACTTAATTATACAAGAAAAGAACTTAGATAGGAGGCGTTATGTCCGCAACTTATAATGACTGGGAAAAACTTGATGAGTTATCAAAAGACCTTGAAAGGGTAAGAACTTCGATTAACGAAGAATCGGATGCTATAAACTGGTATCAACAACGTATCTCAGCAACAAAAGATCCGGAGTTGAGACATATACTCGAACATAACCGTGATGAGGAGAAAGAGCATCTTGCAATGCTTATTGAATGGATCAGAAAACATGACACAGCACAGGATAAAGCGTTTAAAGAGCATGATTGATCTGCCGTTGCAAAATATCGTACCTCTATATTTAATTAGAAAACCCAGCCGTATATAAGATGATAAACTCCGTTAAACCCATTTTGTCTGAAGACCAAAGTTTTCCGGTGTAACGGGGTAATTTTTAAGTCATTAGAGAAAGAGGTAGACTAAAAGCATACCCTTCCTAACCCGGTTTACTGCTGATTCTTGTAATTGCTTAATGGAAACCGTGAAAAAGCTATATTTACCACCCGTCTGGCCATCGGGGTGTAAGGAGATACTGCTGCACCTATTGCAAGTGCGGCCATTTGTCTGGGATTTACAGCAACGCCTCTCTCCGTATCTGTGTAATGGTTTTTCCATAATAGCTGGCCATCCTTAGCGCTTTTAAGTACAAACTGTAATCCAACTGTCTGTGAGGCATAAACAATTAACCATGTTGTAGCCCAATCCGTTATTGTTGTATAGAGTACTGCATCTACATCGAACATTTTACCTAATTCCTCAGGAGTATACATGTTTATCTCGCCGGCGTAATGTATATGATGCTGCAGCAATACCTGTTTGACAAAAGCTATGGAAGGAGATTTATAGCCCCTTACGATTATTTGATTATGGACAATCGGCCATACAACGTCGGGAGCGCTTAAATCTACCGTATCATTCATTGGAGGAATTACCAAAATACTGCTGGGCATTATCCTTTCGGGTCCAAAGTTTTTTGGTATAGTTGCGCAACTTATTGTAAATAAGATTGCTATTATGGCAAGATACACTTTATTTTTATTGTTCCGCATACGTTGTTTTCAATATATTACCTTTGTAGATTGTCAAGGAATCAAGAAGTATTTCAGGATCATGCCTTTGAGGTAAATGGTATCATTAATGAACCCTACAATAGAATACCGCTATTTACGTAATCTGTAAGTTTAGCCCATTAGAGACTCTACCCTCATACATGGTATAATAGGTTAAGAATTAATTATAAAATTATGCGGCAACATGCCGCCGTCAATATGAAGTCAGGCAATTGCCATTCTCAGGCAACAGCCGAAGAATCTCATCTTGTAACATATTAAAAAGATTAGATTTATTTAAATTTACACTGAACGAAGCGTATGTGTTGGAATGAAAAAAGCGGGGTATTACACAGCCTATTGTCATTTGGCGGGTCATTGCGTTTTTTGGGTTAACCACTTTTATTGGCAGAAAAATATGTTTTATTGACTTTTTAGTATATTTTTGTTAAACTCTTAAAGTTTTAAGGAGGTTATAAAATGTTTAAAGTAGGCGATATCGCTGTTTACCCTGCCCATGGGGTAGGAAAAATAGTTGAAATAGAGATGAAAGAAATAGGTGGCGGTAAAGATACATTTTATGTAATGAAGATTTTTGAGAACAACATGAAAGTAATGGTCCCGACACATAATGCAAATGCAGTTGGATTAAGAAGAGTTATATCGAATGATATGGTTTCTAAAGTTTTTGAGATATTTAAAGAAAAAAGGATTACCGTTGATAATCAAACATGGAACAGAAGATTTAGAGAATACACAGAGAAGATAAAAACAGGATCTGTTTTTGAAATCGCAGAAGTTTTGAAAGATCTCTACCTGTTGAAAACTCAAAAAGATCTTTCCTTCGGCGAAAGAAAGTTATTTGACACAGCTAAGAATTTGTTATTAAAAGAATTAGTTGTTGTTACAGGTAAAGATGAAGAAGTACTTGAAAAAGAGATAAATAGTATTTTTGGAAGATAAATTCTTTATTATATAAAAGGATCTATATTAATTAATGGAAAGGATGGATTATAATGGGTATTATTATCGTAAGGGCGCTCGTCCTGATACTCTCAGGATTAGCAGGATATATAGTATTTTTGAGAATACCGTATACGTACCCTATAATAGGAGCTCTGGTAGGTTTAGGCATCGGACTGCTCGCGATTCTGTTTGAACTTCTTATAAGAAGACAAACGGTAAAAGCTATTATAGGGGGAACAGCAGGGTTTATTGCAGGACTTGTAGCAGGCAACCTTTTAACTTTTGGGGTATTAAAAGAACTTTTGAAAGAACCGTACATAAGTCTTACAACCTATCTGACTATTAACATGCTCCTCGGATATCTTGGTATTGTTATTGGTTCTCGTAAAGGGATAGAGTTTTCTTTTGGTAACTCAAAGGGTGATGGAGCTAAAGCCCCGGGGTCATCCATAAGCTATAAAATACTTGATACATCCGTAATAATAGATGGAAGAATAGCAGATGTGTGCGAAACATCATTTATAGAAGGTATTTTTGTTGTACC
This region of Deltaproteobacteria bacterium genomic DNA includes:
- a CDS encoding DUF799 family lipoprotein; protein product: MRNNKNKVYLAIIAILFTISCATIPKNFGPERIMPSSILVIPPMNDTVDLSAPDVVWPIVHNQIIVRGYKSPSIAFVKQVLLQHHIHYAGEINMYTPEELGKMFDVDAVLYTTITDWATTWLIVYASQTVGLQFVLKSAKDGQLLWKNHYTDTERGVAVNPRQMAALAIGAAVSPYTPMARRVVNIAFSRFPLSNYKNQQ
- a CDS encoding acyl-CoA dehydrogenase family protein; its protein translation is MVSFQLSEEQTLLRDTCRDFALTVMRKSDRNADESGEIPLEIIQQGHQLGLTFSYIPVAYGGAGEKVSAINSIIALEELAYGNLSMTLNITAPSLFTLPVLFFGTEEQKKKYFAMINAEKFQPFTAAIVEPLVKFDMEYLKTTAKDDGEDIVINGEKASVALGEAAIATLVFARKGSGQGFAGVDGYIVSKDGFVVKEREKNQGLRALQQASITLEGTRISKDNVLSLTGGFATLVARSRVAMTALTTGVCRAAYDYALNYSKERIAFGEPIASRQSIAFTLAEMAIEIDAMRLMAWKAAWMLDKGMDAYKEAAIAKRYSADAAMFITRNAVQILGGHGFIREHPVEMWYRDARVFAATEFLAII
- a CDS encoding CarD family transcriptional regulator, producing MFKVGDIAVYPAHGVGKIVEIEMKEIGGGKDTFYVMKIFENNMKVMVPTHNANAVGLRRVISNDMVSKVFEIFKEKRITVDNQTWNRRFREYTEKIKTGSVFEIAEVLKDLYLLKTQKDLSFGERKLFDTAKNLLLKELVVVTGKDEEVLEKEINSIFGR
- a CDS encoding acyl-CoA dehydrogenase family protein codes for the protein MIDFELTPLMKMAKEFLHNYAKDVMRPISRQYDENEHTEPTEFIQKTYEMFKSLGFGFSTTKVSGEDEAKSEIKKEKTDKPKIEMNLLGVMALEELAWGCPALTLRIPGPGLGGAAIMAAGTPEQKKRFMKILNGPKPSYGAMALTEPGFGSDASAVGTTAVKDGDYYILNGTKIFVTGGEMAELYVVWATLGKELGRSGIKAFVVEKGTPGLKMARLENKLGLRASDTAEIVLDDCRVHKDNLLGGEKKEEKGFKGAMQTFDATRPIVAAMAVGIARAAYDYIYEDLVTKDGLEINYGRSIHKRGYVETLLEDMEAKLEAARLLTWKAAWMLDKGEPNLKEASMAKAKAGAVVDEITQKAIELYGPEGYSRRHMLEKWMRDAKVYDVFEGTGQVQRLVIARAILNYTRKELR
- a CDS encoding ferritin, translated to MSATYNDWEKLDELSKDLERVRTSINEESDAINWYQQRISATKDPELRHILEHNRDEEKEHLAMLIEWIRKHDTAQDKAFKEHD